The Streptomyces sp. NBC_00454 DNA segment CGCCACCTTCACCCCGCCGCAGCTCGGCACCGAGACCGCCCTGGTGGTCGTCGAGGTGTACCAGCGCGGCGGCGTGTGGAAGGTCCGCGCGGTCGGCCAGGGTTACGCGAACGGCCTCGCCGGCATCGCGACCGACTTCGGGGTCTCGGTGGAGGACGAGCCGGCTCCGGCGGCCGCCGCGCCGGTGGCCCCGCCCATGCCCCCGACCCCCCCGGCTCCCCCCGCTCCGGCCGCGTACCCGCCCTCCCCCTGGCTCGGCGCCGCGACCCCCGCGGCAGCGCCCCCGGCCCCCGTGGCCGCACCCGCGCCCGCCCCCGGGGCCGGGAAGGTCAACCTCGACAAGGGCCGGGTCAGCCTCCAGAAGAACCAGACGGTCTCCCTCGTCAAGAACGGCCGCCCGCTGCTCTCCCAGGTCAAGATGGGCCTCGGCTGGGAGCCCGCGTTCGGCGGCCGCGACATCGACCTCGACGCCTCCGTCATCGCGTACGGCCCGCAGCGCAACCACATCGACAGCTGCTACTTCGGCAAGCTGTCCATCCTCGGCGGCTCCGTCAAGCACTCCGGTGACAACCTCACCGGCGAGGGCGCGGGCGACGACGAGGTGATCGTCGTGGACCTCGGACGGCTCCCCGCCGACACGACGGGGCTGGTCTTCACGGTCAACTCCTTCTCCGGCCAGAAGTTCACCGAGGTCGCCAAGGCCTACTGCCGCCTGATCGACGCCGCGACCGGCGAGGAGCTGGTCCGCTTCGACCTCACCGGTGCCGAGCCGCAGACCGGGGTCATGATGGCGAAGCTGATCAAGCAGTTCTCCGGCGAATGGGAGATGACGGCCATGGGCGAGTTTGTGAAGTCGCGCACAGTGCGGGGCATGGTCAAACCGGCCGCGCAGGCACTCTGAGCAGGTGGGCGGGCACATGGAGCGACCGCGCTGCGTTCCGTGGCGCTCCAGGTGATCGATTCCACCCTTAAAGCGGAGGTGGCTGTCAGTGCCCGCCCGTAGCCTTGAACCCATGCACCAGACACTCCAGCCCGCGGGTCCCGCGCGCCCGTCCGCCTCCGAGGCGAACGACGCGATCCGGCACCTTGTCGAGAGCCGGGTGGACGGCGAGTGGCCCTCCGAGGCGTATGAGTTCCTCCTTGAGGAATGGGCCGCGGCCAGCCGCGCCGAAGACTGCTTCTAGCTCGACATCCACCGGTACGAAGAAAATACGAAGAGCGCACGCGAAAAAGAGAGCCGCCGGGCCCCTGGGCCCGGCGGCTCTCTCTCTTCATGCGGGCGAGGTTCCCCGCGCCCGCATGATCAGCCGGATCAGCGCGTACGCCGCCACGGGCCGGTGATGGCCAGCATGATCCCCGGGTCCTGGATGTTCGCGAACAGGGTCCGCTCGTCCGGTGAGAAGCAGACGCCCGTGAACTCCGAGTACTCCGGCGCCTCGGGCGTCCCCATGTTCATCTCGTTGCGGGCCAGCGGGTACGTGCGCCCCGACTCCGTCGCGCCGAAGAGGTGCTGCAGGCCAGAGCCGTCCTCCGCGATGATCAGGCCGCCGTACGGGGAGACCGTGATGTTGTCGGGTCCGTCGAGGGAGCCGTCCGCCGCCGGGTCGGCGTTCACCCCGAGCAGGACCAGCAGCCGCATGGTGCGCCGCTTCGCGTCGTAGAACCACACCTGGCCGTCGTGCGCGGCGCCGGGGCTCTCCGAGCGGGCGTAGGAGGAGACGAAGTACGCCCCGCCGTCGGCCCACCACATGCCCTCCAGCTTGCGCGCACGGGTCACGGCCGATTCCCCGAACTGCTTGCGCACCGGAGTGGTACGCGCGTCACGGTCCACGACCGGCACCCAGTCGACCCCGTAGGTGGTGCCGATCTGCGTCGCCCGCGAGAGGTCGTCGACGAACCGCCCGGCGCTGTCGAAGCACTTGGCCGCGGCCAGCACCCCGGCGTCGTCGGCGAGCGTACGGAGCCGGCCGCGCCCGTGGCGGAAACCGCTCGGCGGGGTCCAGCGGTAGAGCAGCCCGTTGGGGCCGGAGGCGTCCTCGGTCAGGTAGGCGTGGCCCTGCCTCGGGTCGATGACCACGGCCTCGTGCGCGTACCGGCCGAAGGCCTTGACGGGCTTCGGGTCGCGGTTGGCGCGGCGGTCGTTGGGGTCCACCTCGAACACGTAGCCGTGGTCCTTGGTCATCCCGTTCTTACCGGCCAGGTCCTCGGTCTCCTCGCAGGTCAGCCAGGTGTCCCAGGGGGTCGAGCCGCCCGCGCAGTTGGTCGAGGTACCGGCGACGCCCACCCATTCGGCGACCTCGCCTCCGCGGCGGACCTCGACGACCGTGCAGCCGCCGGCCGCGGCCGGGTCGTAGACCAGGCCCTCGGTGAGCGGGACGGGGTGCGCCCAGTTCGCGCGCGGGCCCTTCAGCTCGTGGTTGTTGACGAGGAGGGTGACTCCCCGGTGTCCCTCGAAGGCGGCGGTTCCGTCGTGGTTGGACGGGGTGATCTCGCCGGAGTCCAGCTTCGTGACCCCGCTGTGGGTGATCACCCGGTAGGTGAATCCGGCCGGGAGGGCCAGGATTCCGGCCGGGTCGGGGAGGAGCGGGCCGTATCCGGGGCCGTGCCCGTGGCCGTGTCCGTGCCCGTCGGCCAGGGCGCCGTCGTCGGCGGCCAGCGCCCCGGGGGCGGTGGCGAGTGCGCCGACCGTCCCCGTGAGTGCGACTCCCGCACCGGCGAGGACGGTGCGGGCGGTGAAGTCTCTACGGCTGAGCGGCATCGGGTCTCCAGGGGTGGGGAGGGCTGCGCTGTCGTACGGTCGTCGGCGCACACGCTCCCGCCCGCACGTGAACGCCGACTGAACTACCCGGGAAAACGAACCGACCCCTTCCCGGTGGCCGTGATGGCCGACTCCTCTTCGGGAACGGCTTGTTACCGGCGCCTCACGCGTTGCGGGACCGGGCCTTGAACGCGGCCTTCCGGGCCTCCTTCGCCGCCTTCTTGTCCGGGTGCAGCCGCCCCATCGCCTCCAGCACGGGGGCCGTCGCGGGGTGCTCCACCCGCCACGCCTGGTCGAAGAATCCGGTGTGGTGCGCGGTCAGCGACTCGATGAGGAGCGACAGTTCCGAGGTCTGGTCCCCGCCGTCGGCCGCGAGCTGCGCCGCGATCGTGTCGATGGTCAGCCAGAACACCATCTCCTCGCCCGGAGCCGGTACGCCGGCCGCCCCGCGCTCGGCCAGCCAGACCCGGGCGAGCCCGCCGAGCTCCGGATCGTCCAGCACCGCGCGGACCGCGGGCTCGGCCTGCGCGCCCGTCCGGGCGAGGGCCTGCTGGCAGCGCAGCCGGCGCAGCGGTCCGCCCTCGTCGGCGCCGCGGGCCCCGGCGAGCAGTTCCTCGGCGGCGGGGAGCACGGGGCGCCCGGCCAGCCATTCGTCGATCTCGGCCTGGGCGGCGCCCTCGGAGTAGTGGGAGACCGCGTCGAGCAGTACGTCGGCGCCCTTGTCGGACAGTTCGCCGACGGCCGGGGCCTCGACTCCGGCCTCCAGCATGCGGGCGCGGATCCCGTACAGGCCGAGCGGGGTCAGGCGGACCATCCCGTAGCGGGAGACGTCCTCGTCCTCGGTCACCTGACCACGGCCCGCGCCCGTGCCCGCATGGGCCGCGCCCGCGGCGAGCTCCTCGTCGTCGGCCTCCGCCATCAGGTCCTCGTCGACGGGGCGGAACTCCACCAGCCCGATCGGCTCCAGCTGCCGGAACTGGTCGTCGAGGCGCATCATCGCGTCCGAGACCTGCTCCAGCACGGCGTCGGTCGGATCGCCCATGTCGTGCGGCACCACCATCGAGGCGGCCAGCACCGGCAGCGGTACCGGGGCGTCGGCCGCACCTCCCTCGGCGACGGACAGGAGGTAGAGGTTGGCGAGGACCCCGTCGAGGAAGTCGGCCTCGCGGCGCGGGTTCCAGTCGAGCTGGTCGAAGTCGATCTCACCGCCCGCGTCGAGTGCGTCCACCAGGTCGTCCAGTGCGGGCACCGCCGCGTCGGCCAGGACGGTGTCCAGGGCGGCCAGCCACAGGTCGAGCACGTCGCCGGGGGCTCCGCCGGTCACCAGCGCCAGGTCCTCGCCGGGCACGGCCGTACCGAACTCCGCCTGCTCCCCGCCCGGTTCCCCGGCGGCGGGGCCGTCCTCCTCCGGCTCGGTGACGTCGACCAGGCCGGTGTCGACCGCCACCCGCCAGGCCTGGCTCGCGTACGCGGTGGAGTCCTCGTCGGCGGCGTCGAGGCCGAGCACTGCGACGGCCTCGGGCAGCTGCGCGGCGACGAGTTCGCCACCGATGTCCACACGGGTGTCCGGTCCGGCCCAGCGGGCGAGGCGTACGGCGCGGGCGAACAGCGGGGCGCCTAGGGCGTCCCGGGCCAGTTCCGCGTCGGGGAGCAGCCGTACCGGCGGCAGCGTGGGGTGCGAGTCTGCGGACATGGGGGCGGTTCTCCTCGCGGGCACGGGTGGCTCTGCTGGTTCGGGTGGTTCGAGCGGCTCAGGTGGTTCGAGCGGCTCGGCTGGTGCTGCTGGTTCGGGTCGTACGGCGCCCCAGCGTAGACGCATTTCGGGCGCGCCCGGCGGGTCATCCCCTTTGGTTCATCCCACAGTCAGGCGCCGTATTCCCTGGAGGGCTTGACAACTTTGCTGACCAAGAAGGAAATTGACGCGCGTAGATATCTCCTCCTCCCTCCTCACACCGGAGTTCCTGCCCATGCGCTCCTCGCATCCCCGTTCCGCCGCCGTCGCGGCCCTCGTCGCCTCCGCTCTGGCCACCGGCCTCCTGGCGGGGACCGCCGACGCGGCCGAAGGCGCCGCGTCCGCCGATCCGATACGCATCCACGACATCCAGGGCACCACCCGGACGTCCCCGCTCGCCGGCAAGCAGGTCACCGATGTCGAGGGCATAGTCACGGGCGTCCGTACGTACGGTTCGAAGGGCTTCTGGATCCAGGACCCGAAGGCCGACGACAACGACGCCACCAGCGAAGGCATCTTCGTCTTCACCAGCTCGGCCCCGACCGTCGCCCTCGGCGACGCCGTCAAGGTCAACGGCACGGTCGGCGAGTACATCCCCGGCGGCGTCTCCTCCGGCAACCAGTCGGTCACCCAGATCGCCAAGCCGACGGTGACCGTGGTCTCTTCGGGCAACGCCCTGCCCGAGGCCACCGTCGTCGACGAGCACTCGGTCCCGTGCCAGTACGCCCCGGCCGGCGACCCGGCCGCCGGCGGCAGCATCAACGGCCTGACCCTGGACCCCTCGCGCTACGCCCTGGACTACTACGAGTCGCTGGAGGGCATGAACGTCAAGATCGGCACCTCCCGCGTGGTCGGCGCCACCGACCCGTACTCGGAGCTGTGGGTCACGGTGAAGGGCCGGGAGAACAACGCCAAGCGCGGCGGCACGCTCTACGGTTCCTACGAGTCCCAGAACACCGGCCGCCTCCAGATCCAGCAGCTCGCGCCCCTCGCGCAGCAGCCGTTCCCGGTGGCCAACGTGGGCGACAAGCTGGTCGGCACCACCGAAGGCCCGCTGGACTTCAACCAGTTCGGCGGCTACACCCTGGTGGCCCGCACCCTCGGCACGGTCACGGCGGGCACCCTCGCCCCCGAGAAGACCAAGGCGCAGGCCAAGACCGAGCTCGCGGTGGCCACGTACAACGTCGAGAACCTCGACCCGAGCGACCCGCAGACCAAGTTCGACAACCTGGCCAAGGCCGTGGTCGAGAACCTGGCCTCCCCCGACATCGTGGCCCTGGAGGAGATCCAGGACGACAACGGCGCCAAGAACGACGGCACCGTCTCGGCCGAGGCCACCCTGACGAAGTTCACGACGGCGATCGCGGCCGCGGGCGGCCCGGCGTACCAGTGGCGCTACGTCAACCCGGAGAACAACAAGGACGGCGGCGAGCCCGGCGGCAACATCCGCCAGGTGTTCCTCTTCAACCCGGCGCGGGTCTCCTTCACCGAGCGCGCCCCGGGCGACTCGGTGACGGCGACCGCCGCGACGAAGACGGAGAAGGGCAAGGCCGCCCTGACCCACTCGCCCGGCCGCATCGACCCGGCGAACCCGGCGTGGGTGGACAGCCGCAAGCCGCTGGCCGGCGAGTTCGTCTTCCGCGGCAAGACGGTCTTCGTGATCGCCAACCACTTCGCCTCGAAGGGCGGCGACGAGGGGCTGACCTCCTCGCACCAGCCTCCGGTCCGTTCCTCCGAGGCCAAGCGGCTGCTCCAGGCGCAGGCGGTGAACGGCTTCGTCAAGAGCCTCCTGGCGGTCGACAAGAAGGCCGTGGTCCTCGCGGTCGGCGACATCAACGACTTCGAGTTCTCGGGCACGACGAAGGCGCTGGAGGACGGCGGGGCGCTGTACTCGGCGGTCAAGTCCCTGCCGAAGGCCGAGCGGTACTCCTACGTCTACCAGGGCAACGCGCAGGTGCTGGACCAGATCCTGACGAGCCCGGCGATCAAGCACTTCAGTTACGACAGCGTCCACATCAACGCGGAGTTCTCCGCCCAGAACAGCGACCACGACCCGCAGGTCGTGCGCTTCCGCCCGTAGCGGGTGGTGCGCGGGGGCCGGGCAGCACCGCCGCCCGGCCCCTTTGGCACACTCGGGACATGATCTTCCGCACCGCGACGCGCCAGGACCTGCCCGCCGTACTCGCCCTGCTGGCCCAGTCCGACGACGCGGAGGCCTCCCCGGGAGCCTGCGAGGTCACGGAGGCCCACGAGCGGGCCTACGCCGCCATCGAAGCGGACGCGCGCAACGAGCTGCTGGTCCTGGTGGAGGACGGCACCGTCCTGGGCTGCCTGCAGCTCACGTACATCCCGGGCCTCGGCCAGGGCGGGCGGGAGCGGGCGCTCGTGGAGGCGGTACGGATCCGCGCGGACCGGCGGGGCCGGGGCCTGGGGGCCGAGCTGATGGAACGGGCGGCCGACCGGGCCCGCGAGCGCGGCTGCGGCCTGATGCAGCTGACCAGCAACAAGCACCGCACCGCAGCCCACCGCTTCTACGAACGGCTGGGCTTCGCCCGGAGCCACGAGGGCTTCAAGCTCCCGCTGGCCTAGGGCCGCCCGCGGGGCGACATAGGGACCTTTGGCCCTGGCGTGACGCTCAGCACATCTCTACCCATTCGGGCGGTTCTGGTGTTGAGTGTCTCCACGCCCGATCTTGTACCGCACTCCTTTTGGAGGACCGCGTGTTCCCCTCCATCTCCCTCGCCCAGGAAATCGGCATCGCCGTCCTGCTCGTGGCAGCTCTCGTCTGGGTCATCGGCCTGGGCCACATGCTGTGGGACAGCCGCTTCCACCACCCCCAGCCAGGCGCCTCCGAAGGCCTCTCGGTCATCCCGGCCCAGCGCGGCACCTCCGCGCACCCGCTGGAGTCGGTGGAACTGACCGAGGCGGAGCAGCAGGCCTTCGCCGGCCTGGTCCGCACGATCCCCCTGCGCTGACCCGCCCGTCCCGCACAGGACGCGCGAAAACGCCCTCCCCCGCTCGGGTGGGGAGGGCGTTTTCGCACGTCCGGCAGGTTTGAGCGCCCACGCGGGGATGTCGCGCCCTCGGTTGCGGGGCCGGTCGCAGGCGCCGATAGTGGGAGAAGTGGCCGCACCATGATCATCGGCCGGCGGGGTGGCCCCGGCCGCGGCGCTTTTTCGATCTCCCTCGCAGAACCACGAGAGGAGCACTCTCATGCGCAAAAAGACTCGTGTACGCCGTCTCCTGGCGGCTTCGTCGGTCTTCGCGGCCGGAGGGCTCATGCTGCTGCCCGCCCCCACGGTGGCGCAGCCGGCAACCCGCGACATCACGGCGGCACGGATCACGGAAGGCACGTTCCAGATCGTGAACGTGCAGACCGGCAAGTGCGCCACCGTCGCCGGCGGGTCCACCACCGCCAACAACCACCCGCTCGTCCAGTTCGACTGCGACACCCACCCCTCACGCCGCTGGAACATCACCAACGGCGACGGCAGCTCCTTCCAGATCGTGAACGTGCAGACCGGCAAGTGCGCCACCGTCGCCGGTGGATCCACCACCAACAACAACCACCCGCTCGTCCAGTTCGACTGCGACACCCACCCCTCACGCCGCTGGAACATCACCAACGGCGACGGCACTTCCTTCCAAATCGTGAACGTGCAGACCGGCAAGTGCGCCACCGTCGCCGGTGGATCCACCACCAACAACAACCACCCGCTCGTCCAGTTCGACTGCGACACCCACCCCTCGCGCCGCTGGTTCCTGCGGCTGGCGGAGTGAGTCGTCGGGCCCGGCGAACGACTGAGCGCCCTCCCCAACCGGGGGAAGGCGCTCAGCGCAATGCGACGGGGCGTCAGTTGTGGCTGTGGAGGACCTCGTTCAGGCCGCCCCAGGCCGCCTTGTACGGGCGGGCCTCGACGGCGCCGGTGACCGAGTTGCGGCGGAAGAGGATGTTGTTGGCGCCCGAGAGCTCCAGGGCCTTGACGATCTGGCCGTCCGGCAGGGTGACGCGGGTGCCCGCGGTGACGTAGAGGCCGGCCTCGACGACGCATTCGTCGCCCAGCGCGATGCCCACGCCCGCCTCGGCGCCGATCAGGGTGCGCTCGCCGATCGAGATGATCTGCTTGCCGCCGCCCGACAGGGTGCCCATCGTGGACGCGCCGCCGCCGATGTCGGAGCCGTCGCCGACCACGACGCCCGCGGAGATACGGCCCTCGACCATGGAGGTGCCCAGGGTGCCGGCGTTGAAGTTGACGAAGCCCTCGTGCATGACGGTGGTGCCCTCGGCGAGGTGCGCGCCCAGGCGGACCCGGTCCGCGTCGGCGATGCGCACGCCCTTGGGGGCGACGTAGTCCGTCATCCGCGGGAACTTGTCGATCGAGGTGACCTGGAGGTGCAGGCCCTCGGCGCGGGCGTTCAGGCGGACCGTCTCGACCTGGTCGATCGCGACCGGGCCCAGCGAGGTCCACGCGACGTTGGCCAGCAGGCCGAAGACGCCGTCCAGGTTCTGGCCGTGCGGCTTGACCAGGCGGTGGCTGAGCAGGTGCAGGCGCAGGTACGCGTCGTGCGCGTCCAGCGGCTTGTCCTCGAGGGAGGAGATCACGGTGCGGACGGCTACGACCTCGACGCCGCGGACCGCGTCCTGGCGGATCGCCTTCGGCGCGGTGGCTCCGAGCAGCTCCACGGCCTGTTCGGCGGTGAGGCGCTCGGTGCCGGCCGGGCCGGGCTCGGCGACCAGCTGGGGGGCGGGGAACCAGGTGTCGAGGACGGTGCCGTCGGCGGTGATGGTGGCAAGTCCGGCGGCGACGGCGCCGGTGGTACGCGTAGCAGTCATGTCCGAAACCTAACCGGCGACGGCCCGCGGTTGCGAACCGGTCTCATGTGCCGGGCGCACCGCGTGTCGCGCCGGGTCCGGGGCCGGGTGCAGGGCCGGGTCCGGGGCCGGGTGCAGGGCCGGGCGCAGAGCCAGGTCCTGGGCCGGGTCCTGGGCCGGTTCCCGGACGGGGCGCGCCGACATCCGCAGGACCGCGACCCCCGCCCCCGCCGCCAGCACCGCGCACACCGGCCACAGCAGTCCGGGCGCCGCGGAGTACAGCGCTCCGCCGAGCGGCGCGCCGAGGACGACGCCGCTGGCCGACACCCCGGCGTACAGGCTCTGGAAGCGGCCGATGGCATGCGCGGGCGCCTCGTCGGCGATGTAGGCGGTCGCGGTGGTCTTGTAGAGGATCTCGCCGAGGCTCAGCAGCACCATCATCGCGACGGCGGCCGTGACCCCGCTCCCGAGCAGCAGCACCGCGTACCCCGCGCCGACGAGGACCAGTCCGGCGCCGATGACGCGCAACGGCGGGCGGGCGCGCAGGGCCACGGCGGTCGGCAGTTCCAGGACCAGGATGACGGCGCCGTTGAGGGCGATGATCAGCCCGTAGGCGCTGGTGTCGAGGCCGTGGTCGGCGAGGAAGACCGGGAAGGTCGTGTACTGCTGGCGGTAGACGACGTCGACGACCAGGATCGCGCCGAGCAGTACCAGGACGGCGGGCCGGGCCCTCAGTTCGCCCCACACTCCGCGGCCCAGACCCCCGTCCGGGGCCGCGGAGCGGGTGTGTGCGGCGCCGCGCGCCGGAACGACGCGGGCGGTCCACAGGGCGAAGCACAGGGTGCCCACTCCGTCGACGAGGAAGAGCCAGTCGTAGGAGAGGCCGGTCGCGATCAGCGCGCCGAGCGGCGGTCCGAGGGTGAAGCCGCCGTTGGCGGCGCAGCGGACGACGGCGAAGGCCTGGCGGCGGGCCCCCTCGGGGACGATGACCGCGACCAGTGCCGAGTTGGCGGCGCGGACGGTGCCCAGTGCGTACTGGGCCAGCGGCAGGGCGGCGTACAGGGTGGGCGTGGGCAGCAGCGGCAGGACCGTGAGGGCGCCGCCGCCGAGGACCGAAG contains these protein-coding regions:
- a CDS encoding TerD family protein produces the protein MTPGSNLPLNTVRVTVDVAAPVRLDVSGLLLAADGKVRSDADFIFFNQPAGPGVAYRSGGGTTPDSITVDTGSVPPGIERIVITASPDAAGQTFQGIEPTATVRDAASGAVIATFTPPQLGTETALVVVEVYQRGGVWKVRAVGQGYANGLAGIATDFGVSVEDEPAPAAAAPVAPPMPPTPPAPPAPAAYPPSPWLGAATPAAAPPAPVAAPAPAPGAGKVNLDKGRVSLQKNQTVSLVKNGRPLLSQVKMGLGWEPAFGGRDIDLDASVIAYGPQRNHIDSCYFGKLSILGGSVKHSGDNLTGEGAGDDEVIVVDLGRLPADTTGLVFTVNSFSGQKFTEVAKAYCRLIDAATGEELVRFDLTGAEPQTGVMMAKLIKQFSGEWEMTAMGEFVKSRTVRGMVKPAAQAL
- a CDS encoding alkaline phosphatase PhoX, translating into MPLSRRDFTARTVLAGAGVALTGTVGALATAPGALAADDGALADGHGHGHGHGPGYGPLLPDPAGILALPAGFTYRVITHSGVTKLDSGEITPSNHDGTAAFEGHRGVTLLVNNHELKGPRANWAHPVPLTEGLVYDPAAAGGCTVVEVRRGGEVAEWVGVAGTSTNCAGGSTPWDTWLTCEETEDLAGKNGMTKDHGYVFEVDPNDRRANRDPKPVKAFGRYAHEAVVIDPRQGHAYLTEDASGPNGLLYRWTPPSGFRHGRGRLRTLADDAGVLAAAKCFDSAGRFVDDLSRATQIGTTYGVDWVPVVDRDARTTPVRKQFGESAVTRARKLEGMWWADGGAYFVSSYARSESPGAAHDGQVWFYDAKRRTMRLLVLLGVNADPAADGSLDGPDNITVSPYGGLIIAEDGSGLQHLFGATESGRTYPLARNEMNMGTPEAPEYSEFTGVCFSPDERTLFANIQDPGIMLAITGPWRRTR
- a CDS encoding endonuclease/exonuclease/phosphatase family protein; this encodes MRSSHPRSAAVAALVASALATGLLAGTADAAEGAASADPIRIHDIQGTTRTSPLAGKQVTDVEGIVTGVRTYGSKGFWIQDPKADDNDATSEGIFVFTSSAPTVALGDAVKVNGTVGEYIPGGVSSGNQSVTQIAKPTVTVVSSGNALPEATVVDEHSVPCQYAPAGDPAAGGSINGLTLDPSRYALDYYESLEGMNVKIGTSRVVGATDPYSELWVTVKGRENNAKRGGTLYGSYESQNTGRLQIQQLAPLAQQPFPVANVGDKLVGTTEGPLDFNQFGGYTLVARTLGTVTAGTLAPEKTKAQAKTELAVATYNVENLDPSDPQTKFDNLAKAVVENLASPDIVALEEIQDDNGAKNDGTVSAEATLTKFTTAIAAAGGPAYQWRYVNPENNKDGGEPGGNIRQVFLFNPARVSFTERAPGDSVTATAATKTEKGKAALTHSPGRIDPANPAWVDSRKPLAGEFVFRGKTVFVIANHFASKGGDEGLTSSHQPPVRSSEAKRLLQAQAVNGFVKSLLAVDKKAVVLAVGDINDFEFSGTTKALEDGGALYSAVKSLPKAERYSYVYQGNAQVLDQILTSPAIKHFSYDSVHINAEFSAQNSDHDPQVVRFRP
- a CDS encoding N-acetyltransferase family protein, with protein sequence MIFRTATRQDLPAVLALLAQSDDAEASPGACEVTEAHERAYAAIEADARNELLVLVEDGTVLGCLQLTYIPGLGQGGRERALVEAVRIRADRRGRGLGAELMERAADRARERGCGLMQLTSNKHRTAAHRFYERLGFARSHEGFKLPLA
- a CDS encoding RICIN domain-containing protein, with translation MRKKTRVRRLLAASSVFAAGGLMLLPAPTVAQPATRDITAARITEGTFQIVNVQTGKCATVAGGSTTANNHPLVQFDCDTHPSRRWNITNGDGSSFQIVNVQTGKCATVAGGSTTNNNHPLVQFDCDTHPSRRWNITNGDGTSFQIVNVQTGKCATVAGGSTTNNNHPLVQFDCDTHPSRRWFLRLAE
- the dapD gene encoding 2,3,4,5-tetrahydropyridine-2,6-dicarboxylate N-succinyltransferase, with the translated sequence MTATRTTGAVAAGLATITADGTVLDTWFPAPQLVAEPGPAGTERLTAEQAVELLGATAPKAIRQDAVRGVEVVAVRTVISSLEDKPLDAHDAYLRLHLLSHRLVKPHGQNLDGVFGLLANVAWTSLGPVAIDQVETVRLNARAEGLHLQVTSIDKFPRMTDYVAPKGVRIADADRVRLGAHLAEGTTVMHEGFVNFNAGTLGTSMVEGRISAGVVVGDGSDIGGGASTMGTLSGGGKQIISIGERTLIGAEAGVGIALGDECVVEAGLYVTAGTRVTLPDGQIVKALELSGANNILFRRNSVTGAVEARPYKAAWGGLNEVLHSHN
- a CDS encoding MFS transporter — encoded protein: MRSFKGVPRAVWLLSAGGFVNAVSSFTFIFVFVYLTGPRGLGIAEAGLITGVGGIGVVAGNFTGGWYGDRYGHRRVLLTASVLGGGALTVLPLLPTPTLYAALPLAQYALGTVRAANSALVAVIVPEGARRQAFAVVRCAANGGFTLGPPLGALIATGLSYDWLFLVDGVGTLCFALWTARVVPARGAAHTRSAAPDGGLGRGVWGELRARPAVLVLLGAILVVDVVYRQQYTTFPVFLADHGLDTSAYGLIIALNGAVILVLELPTAVALRARPPLRVIGAGLVLVGAGYAVLLLGSGVTAAVAMMVLLSLGEILYKTTATAYIADEAPAHAIGRFQSLYAGVSASGVVLGAPLGGALYSAAPGLLWPVCAVLAAGAGVAVLRMSARPVREPAQDPAQDLALRPALHPAPDPALHPAPDPARHAVRPAHETGSQPRAVAG